Proteins encoded within one genomic window of Ferrimicrobium sp.:
- a CDS encoding S24/S26 family peptidase yields the protein MNTAQLPESLSPDDDSANSKPIKQTRQTRSKLERMARLTLVLVATFILVGGAFFLSRTNHSYVYTPSMYPTIPPGSMIFVEHESSYHVGEVIEFHANGLVWAHRLIAIKPNGNLVTKGDNPASRPDVFDPPLRMNDIIGKVVYAPKFLGFPQLFVHHPAYAWRWFVFELGVVGKVILGLAVGLLVWFAFTRKPKQTPPPSSATESTPTQPAAVE from the coding sequence ATGAACACAGCGCAACTTCCTGAATCACTCAGTCCCGATGACGACTCTGCCAACTCAAAGCCGATCAAGCAAACTCGACAAACACGATCGAAGCTAGAGCGAATGGCACGGTTAACGCTGGTTCTCGTGGCGACCTTCATCCTCGTAGGGGGCGCGTTTTTCTTGTCAAGGACCAATCACAGCTACGTTTACACTCCTTCAATGTATCCCACCATTCCTCCAGGTTCCATGATCTTCGTCGAACACGAATCCTCCTATCACGTGGGGGAGGTCATCGAGTTTCACGCCAATGGACTGGTATGGGCACACCGTCTGATCGCGATCAAGCCTAACGGCAATCTCGTCACCAAAGGTGACAACCCAGCAAGTAGACCCGACGTTTTTGATCCGCCACTCCGGATGAATGACATCATCGGGAAGGTCGTCTACGCACCAAAGTTTCTCGGCTTTCCTCAGCTCTTCGTCCATCATCCCGCCTATGCGTGGCGGTGGTTCGTCTTCGAACTCGGCGTTGTTGGCAAAGTAATCCTTGGCTTAGCCGTCGGCCTACTCGTCTGGTTCGCCTTCACGCGAAAGCCGAAACAAACTCCACCACCGTCTTCAGCCACTGAAAGTACGCCCACTCAACCAGCAGCCGTCGAGTAA
- the tkt gene encoding transketolase, which produces MNSIDKRSVTTVRMLSVDQVEAANSGHPGLPLGLAPVAYTLFARLMNFDPADPSWPNRDRFILSAGHGSALLYSLLHLFGYDLSIEELRRFRQIGSKTPGHPEYGHTPGVETTTGPLGQGLATAVGMAIGEAKLRHGMDDSPIDHYTFVLASDGDLMEGLSHEAASLAGMLGLGHLIVGYDSNDITIDGPRHQSCTDDPIARFESYGWQVLTITNPEDLDEIEQIYRQAMAEQMRPSLIIAPTIIGRGAPTKAGTSKAHGAPLGAEELAATKAAYGWPSEPTFWVPEDVRQHVASIVADKQAQASVWRQRHNDWMGIAKAKVQSHQNPPLPTAPLATRAASALFLKSIANGPDAAPGLIGGSADLGESTGLNVGLQAITPDDFSGSAIHFGIREHAMAAIANGLALYGFTPYVSTFLVFSDYLRPSLRLCALMGLGVIYLFSHDSFAVGEDGPTHQPIEQLEALRIIPNTTVLRPADAFETFASWELALAERTRPTILALTRQPLPQIPTNEDTDWLANTGARIVYGDPRTSPEVVLVASGSEVALAITAAKILKDEDDVDARVVSVPWRERFLAIDPRDRDAFAPTGTPRLVLEASVGTGWHEFLSPGDRLYNVRAFGTSAPMAEVAAHFGFTPTEVADAALDLVVDSYRLGHPSHLVSDLLRATEAAACATLNEVGLGDKNRADAAAVSAMREELGRLPVSATVIVGEGEKDDAPMLYVGERLGTGTIDIDLAIDPLEGTNFAATGREGAISVIAAAPGGGFTPLPGYYLEKLIVGERAAGVIDISRPLLENVKSVASRLGLGIGETTVVILAKPRHETMIANLRSHGVPVIEIPDGDVMASLRVLRGDPGSVMLWGIGGTPEGVISAAATLALSGQMQSRFAPQSEAEATLVKAIYPEYDTMQFEASDLAHAGSIVVATSVTGAHPLAPPTAVGDLTELESLWIQEGRYGIVRRLVP; this is translated from the coding sequence ATGAACTCAATCGATAAACGCAGCGTCACAACCGTACGCATGCTCTCTGTCGACCAAGTAGAAGCGGCAAACTCCGGCCACCCAGGGCTACCACTGGGTCTCGCACCTGTCGCCTACACGCTCTTTGCGCGACTGATGAACTTTGACCCCGCAGACCCCAGCTGGCCCAATCGGGATCGTTTCATCCTCTCCGCCGGGCATGGCTCGGCGCTTCTCTATTCACTGCTCCATCTCTTCGGGTACGACTTGTCCATCGAAGAGCTGCGTCGCTTTCGCCAAATCGGGTCAAAGACCCCAGGTCATCCCGAATATGGACATACTCCAGGCGTGGAGACCACCACCGGACCGCTGGGACAGGGACTCGCGACAGCGGTGGGCATGGCCATCGGTGAAGCAAAGCTTCGTCACGGGATGGATGACTCTCCCATCGACCACTACACCTTCGTCCTCGCCTCTGATGGAGATCTAATGGAGGGCCTCAGCCATGAGGCCGCATCGCTCGCTGGCATGCTCGGCTTGGGTCATCTCATTGTGGGTTATGACTCCAATGACATCACCATCGATGGCCCGAGGCATCAGTCCTGCACTGACGATCCAATCGCCCGCTTTGAGAGCTACGGCTGGCAAGTCCTCACAATTACCAACCCTGAGGATCTCGATGAGATCGAACAGATCTATCGCCAGGCGATGGCTGAGCAAATGCGCCCAAGCCTGATCATCGCCCCAACCATCATCGGTAGGGGTGCACCAACAAAAGCTGGCACCTCAAAGGCCCATGGTGCACCGCTCGGTGCCGAGGAGCTTGCGGCGACCAAGGCCGCCTACGGCTGGCCTAGCGAACCAACGTTCTGGGTTCCAGAGGATGTGCGCCAACACGTGGCAAGCATCGTCGCCGACAAGCAAGCTCAGGCCTCTGTCTGGCGTCAACGGCACAACGACTGGATGGGCATCGCCAAAGCCAAGGTGCAATCCCACCAGAACCCTCCTCTGCCGACGGCGCCCCTAGCCACCAGGGCGGCTTCGGCGCTGTTTCTGAAGTCAATCGCAAACGGTCCAGACGCGGCGCCTGGGTTGATCGGTGGATCAGCGGACCTTGGGGAGTCAACCGGGCTCAATGTCGGCCTCCAGGCGATCACCCCCGATGACTTCTCGGGCTCAGCGATCCACTTTGGAATCCGCGAGCACGCGATGGCTGCAATCGCCAACGGTCTGGCCCTCTACGGTTTTACCCCCTATGTCTCCACCTTTCTCGTCTTCTCTGACTACCTCCGCCCTTCATTGCGCCTCTGTGCACTGATGGGTCTCGGGGTGATCTATCTCTTCTCCCACGACTCATTTGCGGTGGGAGAGGATGGGCCAACCCATCAGCCGATCGAACAACTCGAGGCACTTCGGATCATTCCCAATACGACAGTGCTGCGCCCGGCGGATGCCTTTGAGACCTTTGCGAGCTGGGAGCTCGCCCTCGCTGAGCGAACTCGCCCAACGATCCTTGCCCTCACCCGACAACCGCTACCCCAAATCCCAACAAATGAGGACACCGACTGGCTCGCCAACACCGGAGCTCGCATCGTCTATGGTGATCCTCGAACCTCCCCAGAGGTCGTCCTCGTCGCCTCTGGCTCAGAGGTAGCGCTTGCGATTACGGCAGCCAAGATCCTCAAAGACGAGGACGACGTCGACGCGCGAGTCGTCTCCGTGCCCTGGCGCGAACGGTTCTTAGCGATCGATCCGCGCGACCGGGACGCCTTTGCACCAACCGGTACCCCCCGACTCGTACTTGAAGCGAGCGTTGGTACCGGATGGCATGAGTTCTTGAGTCCTGGTGATCGGCTCTACAACGTAAGAGCGTTCGGCACCTCGGCTCCGATGGCCGAGGTGGCTGCACACTTCGGATTCACCCCAACCGAAGTCGCCGACGCCGCTCTCGATCTTGTGGTCGACTCCTATCGCTTAGGGCATCCCTCACATCTCGTCTCGGATCTTCTTCGAGCGACCGAGGCTGCCGCCTGTGCGACACTCAACGAGGTCGGCCTTGGGGATAAGAATCGTGCCGACGCAGCTGCCGTCTCTGCCATGCGCGAAGAGCTCGGAAGGCTCCCCGTCTCTGCCACCGTGATCGTCGGTGAGGGCGAGAAGGACGACGCGCCCATGCTCTATGTCGGAGAGCGGCTCGGCACCGGCACCATCGACATCGACCTCGCGATCGACCCGTTGGAGGGAACCAACTTTGCGGCCACCGGTCGAGAGGGTGCGATCTCGGTTATCGCCGCAGCTCCTGGAGGAGGATTTACCCCACTACCCGGCTATTACCTGGAAAAACTCATCGTCGGCGAACGAGCTGCTGGGGTCATCGATATCTCGCGCCCACTGCTTGAAAACGTCAAGAGTGTGGCAAGTCGCCTTGGACTTGGCATCGGCGAAACCACCGTCGTCATCCTGGCTAAACCGCGGCATGAGACGATGATCGCTAACCTGCGGAGTCACGGAGTGCCCGTCATCGAGATACCCGATGGTGACGTGATGGCCAGTCTACGGGTGTTGCGCGGTGATCCAGGGTCGGTGATGTTATGGGGTATTGGGGGCACCCCCGAAGGAGTCATCTCCGCTGCGGCGACCCTCGCCCTCTCGGGGCAGATGCAGAGCCGATTTGCGCCCCAGAGCGAGGCCGAAGCGACCCTCGTCAAAGCTATCTACCCAGAGTATGACACCATGCAATTCGAGGCGAGTGATCTCGCCCATGCGGGATCGATCGTCGTCGCTACCTCGGTAACGGGAGCCCATCCGCTCGCCCCGCCCACGGCGGTTGGGGACCTCACTGAACTCGAGAGTCTCTGGATTCAGGAGGGACGCTACGGCATCGTCCGCCGCCTCGTTCCTTAG
- a CDS encoding class I fructose-bisphosphate aldolase, whose protein sequence is MSQELIEHAGAMVAHPKGILAADESSPTLTKRFVAHGLESTDSTRRDWRETLFSSPGLGEYVSGVILYDETFNQTTTSGLSFPNFLVQHGMLPGIKVDTGAKPLAGSDGELVTEGLDNLGPRLVDYYTRGARFAKWRAVLQIDQAKPSAICIQANAHALARYAKLCQESGIVPIVEPEILMEGDHDLATTRRVAGTVLAAVFDQLRSFEVLLPGMVLKPSMITPGTTGPTATAREIGEVSVECYRDVVPASVAGIALLSGGQSDDMATANLAAMNEIEALPWPITFSFGRALQDTPMKVWASSGRDRQRTQASLMDRVTATASVLRPRHLVNV, encoded by the coding sequence ATGTCACAGGAACTGATCGAACACGCTGGGGCCATGGTGGCGCACCCGAAGGGGATCCTCGCCGCCGACGAGAGTAGCCCCACCCTCACCAAACGCTTCGTCGCTCACGGGCTCGAATCAACCGATTCAACTCGCCGTGATTGGCGTGAAACCCTTTTTAGCTCTCCCGGACTCGGAGAGTATGTCTCTGGTGTCATTCTCTACGATGAGACGTTCAACCAGACAACCACCAGCGGTCTCTCCTTTCCCAACTTCCTGGTGCAGCACGGCATGCTTCCAGGGATCAAGGTCGATACCGGAGCAAAGCCACTGGCTGGAAGCGATGGGGAGCTGGTGACCGAAGGGTTGGACAACCTCGGCCCTCGTCTCGTCGATTACTACACGCGAGGGGCGCGCTTTGCCAAATGGCGCGCAGTACTCCAAATCGACCAGGCGAAGCCAAGCGCGATCTGCATCCAGGCCAACGCCCACGCCCTGGCTCGCTACGCCAAACTCTGTCAGGAGTCAGGCATCGTCCCAATCGTCGAACCTGAGATCCTCATGGAAGGTGATCATGACCTCGCAACCACCAGACGGGTCGCCGGAACGGTACTCGCGGCCGTCTTTGACCAACTCCGCTCCTTTGAGGTACTCCTCCCGGGCATGGTGCTCAAACCCTCGATGATCACCCCAGGCACCACTGGGCCAACGGCAACTGCCAGAGAGATCGGGGAGGTCTCCGTCGAATGTTATCGTGACGTCGTGCCGGCCTCAGTCGCCGGGATTGCGCTCCTATCCGGTGGGCAGTCCGATGACATGGCAACAGCAAATCTGGCCGCCATGAACGAGATCGAGGCGCTGCCATGGCCGATCACCTTCTCCTTCGGACGCGCGCTTCAGGATACACCGATGAAGGTCTGGGCGAGTTCTGGGCGGGATCGGCAACGCACCCAGGCAAGTCTGATGGACCGCGTCACCGCCACTGCCTCCGTTCTGCGGCCCCGACACCTGGTGAATGTCTAA
- a CDS encoding GAF domain-containing protein encodes MNTEPEELTLYRQLAQVLAETLDLDQLAAQTASLVVDAVGASVCFVHLVDPELMRLELVGATPPFDSYRHQVWLGLGDGIAGWVAQTGQVAVVPDKWADHRYRYLPELQGELFRILISVPMIHASGNVVGVLNVHWQHEDVDLLHQQQVLTTVASFLAGAFEHTLLVAKLGAHERALEGFAQQLIEAQEAERRRLQLELHDGVLQQVHAAYYRLEAVKASPGLDEHEARDVCVASDLLKASTQAMRRLIQDTPRQALDEFGFAEAIETLANSYPDFAVVIEDRTDDTALALAPERALAVLRIMQEAINNAWKHSGVTTCELRLASIGGDLVVVVRDRGDGFDTTTHVGGFGLGGMRERARIIGGRLELFSTLGEGTLVRLLVPVAASAVQ; translated from the coding sequence ATGAATACTGAACCCGAAGAACTCACTCTCTACCGTCAACTCGCCCAGGTGCTCGCGGAGACCCTCGATCTCGATCAGCTAGCGGCCCAAACGGCATCCCTGGTGGTCGATGCGGTCGGTGCAAGCGTCTGCTTTGTCCACCTCGTGGACCCCGAACTCATGCGCCTAGAACTCGTCGGTGCCACCCCACCCTTTGACTCGTATCGCCACCAAGTATGGCTCGGACTCGGAGATGGCATCGCCGGTTGGGTAGCCCAAACTGGCCAAGTCGCGGTTGTCCCCGACAAGTGGGCCGATCACCGCTACCGCTACCTCCCCGAGCTCCAGGGGGAGCTCTTCCGGATACTGATCTCGGTGCCGATGATCCACGCAAGCGGGAATGTCGTCGGAGTTCTGAACGTCCACTGGCAACACGAGGACGTCGATCTTCTCCATCAACAACAGGTACTCACCACCGTGGCCAGTTTTCTCGCCGGCGCATTCGAACATACTCTCCTCGTGGCAAAGCTCGGAGCCCACGAACGTGCCTTGGAGGGCTTCGCTCAGCAGCTCATCGAGGCCCAAGAGGCGGAACGTCGCCGTCTCCAGCTCGAGCTCCACGACGGGGTACTCCAACAGGTTCACGCCGCCTACTACCGGCTTGAAGCGGTCAAGGCTTCACCTGGCCTTGACGAACACGAGGCACGCGATGTCTGTGTCGCCTCTGATCTGCTCAAAGCGAGCACCCAGGCGATGCGTCGGCTGATCCAGGACACGCCACGCCAGGCACTCGACGAATTTGGATTCGCCGAGGCGATCGAGACGCTTGCCAACTCCTATCCCGACTTCGCTGTCGTGATCGAGGATCGAACCGACGACACCGCCCTTGCCCTTGCCCCCGAACGTGCGCTCGCCGTACTGCGCATCATGCAAGAGGCGATCAACAACGCCTGGAAACACTCAGGGGTGACCACCTGTGAGCTCCGGCTCGCCTCAATCGGCGGCGACCTGGTGGTCGTCGTGCGGGATCGCGGGGACGGCTTTGACACGACGACTCATGTCGGAGGCTTTGGCCTCGGTGGCATGCGAGAACGGGCTCGGATCATCGGAGGACGCCTCGAGCTCTTCTCTACGCTTGGTGAGGGAACCCTGGTGCGCCTCTTGGTGCCCGTCGCCGCCAGTGCCGTCCAGTAG
- a CDS encoding Dyp-type peroxidase, with protein MKPQEIATPLTGAAIFMVVTVPADHTNAIRSVLGEVDGLTKAVGFRYPEARLSCVVGIGSLLWDQLSPGRPAHLHPFIPLHGVVRDAPSTPGDLFFHIRSQELGLCFELARLLKDRLPTGSVIVDEVQGFKYLDQRDLLGFVDGTENPDQSEAAQVAIIGEEEPTFVGGSYVIVQKYLHDLSAWEALTTEDQERAVGRRKLENVELDDVTKPVNSHVALNNIRDANDEELAIYRLNMPFGSLHDHHYGTYFIGYARDVRITERMLTNMFLGDPPGNYDRLLDFSTAITGTLFFCPSVELLEQLGDA; from the coding sequence GTGAAACCTCAAGAAATTGCAACACCACTGACCGGGGCTGCCATTTTTATGGTTGTCACCGTTCCAGCTGATCACACGAACGCGATCCGATCTGTTCTTGGAGAAGTTGATGGCCTCACCAAGGCGGTGGGGTTTCGCTATCCGGAGGCACGACTCAGCTGTGTGGTCGGCATCGGCTCGCTTCTCTGGGATCAGCTCTCACCTGGACGACCAGCACACCTTCACCCCTTCATCCCCCTCCATGGGGTGGTGCGCGATGCGCCATCCACACCCGGGGATCTCTTCTTTCATATCCGTTCACAGGAACTCGGCCTGTGTTTCGAACTCGCACGTCTTCTCAAGGACCGGCTGCCGACTGGTTCAGTCATCGTTGACGAAGTGCAAGGTTTCAAGTACCTCGATCAACGCGATCTCCTTGGTTTCGTTGATGGGACCGAGAACCCCGACCAAAGCGAGGCAGCCCAAGTGGCGATCATCGGCGAAGAAGAGCCAACCTTTGTTGGCGGTAGCTACGTCATCGTCCAGAAGTATCTGCACGATCTCAGCGCTTGGGAGGCACTTACCACCGAAGATCAAGAGCGAGCCGTCGGTCGTCGCAAACTTGAGAACGTTGAACTCGATGACGTTACCAAGCCCGTCAACTCCCATGTTGCGCTCAACAACATCCGCGATGCCAACGACGAAGAGCTTGCGATCTACCGGCTCAACATGCCCTTTGGAAGTCTTCACGACCACCACTATGGTACCTACTTCATCGGCTATGCCAGGGATGTCCGGATCACCGAACGCATGCTCACCAACATGTTCCTTGGCGACCCTCCTGGCAACTACGACCGGTTGCTCGACTTCTCCACCGCGATCACTGGGACCCTCTTCTTCTGTCCATCGGTGGAGCTTCTGGAACAACTCGGAGACGCCTAG
- a CDS encoding DoxX family protein: MSQKTKKLCRQLGRAMVASPLIYGGLGAAREPGMRHKALERSGLPASQELVRLNGGVMVAGGIALALGIKPKLAALGLATSITATTIVGHPFWREEDDAARKNQSIQFYKNAAILGGLLLEIVS, translated from the coding sequence ATGAGCCAAAAGACAAAAAAGCTGTGTCGTCAACTGGGAAGGGCGATGGTTGCCTCTCCGCTTATCTACGGAGGCCTAGGTGCCGCACGCGAGCCAGGTATGCGCCACAAGGCGCTAGAACGCTCGGGCCTACCTGCGAGCCAGGAGCTCGTACGCTTGAACGGTGGGGTTATGGTAGCAGGCGGAATCGCTCTCGCACTCGGCATCAAACCCAAGCTCGCTGCGCTTGGACTCGCTACCTCCATCACCGCTACAACCATTGTGGGTCATCCCTTCTGGCGTGAAGAGGACGATGCTGCGCGGAAGAATCAAAGCATCCAGTTCTACAAGAACGCGGCCATCCTTGGGGGGCTGCTCCTCGAGATCGTCAGCTAG
- a CDS encoding phosphoribulokinase has product MPHRIAAIQKLLATQPHPERVALLAIAGDSASGKTTLTKGLVQAIGEHRISSFCTDDYHRYDRIERKSLPFTPLNPECNYLDIMEQHLQLLTLGQPILKPKYHHADGTLGRPELFTPREIVIVEGLFPLWSRLSRATFDVTAYLDPPEPIRREWKIQRDVSKRGYTEEQVLADLDKREPESEKFIRPQRAHADIVISFAPVEGRKEISATILLRPTVPHPDLHDILTPATREAAHIKLIRDQDGKPVDALHVHGHAPESATRLVEEKLWEKIGLDGEIPESLGVISSTERSAPLAVAQLILLHHMIHT; this is encoded by the coding sequence ATGCCCCATCGAATCGCAGCCATCCAGAAACTCCTCGCCACCCAACCCCATCCCGAGCGGGTAGCCTTGCTCGCCATCGCAGGAGATTCGGCCTCTGGCAAAACCACGCTGACCAAGGGGCTGGTACAGGCCATCGGCGAGCACCGTATCTCCTCGTTCTGCACCGACGATTACCATCGGTATGATCGGATAGAGCGCAAAAGCCTGCCCTTTACTCCCCTTAATCCAGAGTGTAACTATCTCGACATTATGGAACAGCACCTCCAGCTGCTGACGCTCGGCCAACCGATCCTCAAACCCAAGTATCACCACGCTGACGGTACCCTCGGTCGACCCGAACTCTTCACGCCTCGCGAGATCGTCATCGTCGAGGGGCTATTTCCGCTCTGGTCACGTCTCTCCAGGGCTACCTTCGACGTCACCGCCTATCTTGATCCACCGGAGCCGATACGGCGCGAGTGGAAGATTCAGCGTGATGTATCTAAACGTGGTTACACCGAGGAACAGGTCCTCGCTGACCTTGACAAACGCGAACCCGAGTCAGAGAAGTTCATCCGGCCCCAACGAGCACACGCGGACATCGTGATCTCGTTTGCACCAGTCGAGGGTCGAAAGGAGATCAGTGCCACGATCCTCCTACGGCCGACGGTGCCACATCCCGATCTCCACGACATCCTGACACCAGCTACCCGAGAGGCGGCTCACATCAAACTCATCCGTGATCAAGACGGCAAACCGGTGGACGCGCTCCATGTCCATGGTCACGCCCCAGAGTCAGCTACCCGACTCGTCGAGGAGAAGCTTTGGGAGAAGATCGGGCTCGACGGCGAGATCCCTGAGAGCCTCGGTGTGATCAGTTCCACCGAACGATCGGCACCCCTGGCGGTGGCGCAGTTAATCCTGTTGCATCATATGATCCACACGTGA
- a CDS encoding LuxR C-terminal-related transcriptional regulator yields the protein MGVANVLLIEEDDLIARGMAGMLEDLSWGHPLRVRALCEVSRTSLERTPLVIVGLTPQNADMVSSLAHGNHQVVVYSSSVGSRHIGDAIGAGALGYVERHSLDQKELARQLYLASQGARCVSRGLARRLLTDMEARPLSQSLEIDDTARTYLQRWSDQGCIGVAGQRQWEEAGVIQGIWNTWAKRTQTYRLELTERQVEILAALDRGLSAGEIAEMLFVSVATVRADQDRVKERVADIIGTELKRDTACRRAWHLMHGMWHTDYEVRDHSGQSDRRALS from the coding sequence ATGGGGGTAGCGAACGTACTGCTGATCGAAGAGGATGACTTGATCGCGCGGGGGATGGCTGGGATGCTTGAAGATCTCAGCTGGGGCCATCCGCTACGGGTGCGAGCCCTATGCGAAGTGTCACGTACAAGTCTGGAGAGAACGCCGCTGGTGATTGTCGGATTGACTCCACAAAACGCCGATATGGTTTCGTCCTTGGCTCATGGGAATCACCAGGTGGTTGTGTATTCGAGTTCGGTAGGTTCTCGCCATATTGGCGATGCAATCGGTGCTGGCGCTCTGGGTTACGTCGAGCGTCATTCTCTTGATCAGAAGGAGCTTGCTCGTCAACTCTACCTCGCCAGCCAAGGGGCCCGCTGTGTGTCGCGAGGGCTGGCTCGCCGGCTATTAACTGACATGGAAGCCCGACCGCTGTCGCAGAGTTTAGAGATCGACGATACGGCCAGAACCTATCTCCAGCGCTGGAGCGATCAAGGATGTATCGGTGTCGCAGGTCAACGACAGTGGGAGGAGGCGGGAGTGATTCAGGGCATCTGGAATACCTGGGCAAAGAGGACACAAACCTACCGTCTGGAACTTACTGAGCGACAGGTGGAGATTCTGGCAGCCCTTGATCGGGGGTTGAGCGCTGGTGAAATCGCCGAGATGCTGTTTGTCTCGGTAGCAACGGTGCGAGCTGATCAGGATCGTGTCAAAGAGCGGGTTGCTGACATCATTGGGACAGAACTCAAACGTGATACGGCGTGTCGTCGAGCGTGGCATCTTATGCATGGAATGTGGCACACAGATTATGAAGTTCGGGACCATAGTGGACAGAGCGATAGACGCGCCCTGTCATAA
- a CDS encoding response regulator transcription factor, with protein sequence MRAIQLMLVDDHEVIIDGVRAMLRTHIDEVEVVSAVKTVDEAIELLTTSPLPDIVLTDARLKTSSGFELLEQITTQGIEVSVVFYTAYDDEAYLFRALRAGARGYLLKQATGAELVGLLRRVVDGEVTIDPSIAGRVALLAARLQLGEFWPGAHLGLTHRESEILELIVKGMSTKSIAQSLFLGEETVKSHLSSIYRKLKVKSRAEAVAVALRDVTFR encoded by the coding sequence ATGAGAGCCATTCAATTGATGCTGGTCGATGACCATGAGGTAATCATCGACGGAGTTCGTGCCATGCTGCGGACCCACATCGACGAGGTAGAGGTCGTCTCCGCCGTCAAAACGGTCGATGAAGCGATCGAACTACTCACCACCTCCCCGTTGCCCGACATTGTGCTCACCGATGCGCGGCTGAAGACGAGCTCAGGGTTTGAGCTGCTTGAGCAGATCACCACTCAAGGTATCGAGGTATCGGTCGTCTTCTACACCGCCTACGACGACGAGGCCTATCTTTTTCGAGCTCTTCGCGCTGGGGCTCGAGGGTATCTCCTCAAGCAGGCTACGGGAGCTGAGCTGGTTGGACTTCTACGAAGAGTCGTCGACGGTGAGGTCACCATCGACCCTTCCATCGCGGGACGCGTCGCTCTCTTGGCAGCACGCCTCCAACTCGGCGAGTTCTGGCCAGGTGCCCATCTTGGACTCACCCACCGTGAGAGTGAGATTCTCGAACTCATCGTAAAAGGCATGTCAACAAAGTCCATCGCCCAGAGCCTCTTCCTCGGGGAGGAGACGGTCAAGAGTCACCTCTCCTCGATCTATCGTAAATTGAAGGTCAAGTCAAGAGCCGAAGCAGTTGCCGTGGCCTTACGGGACGTGACGTTCCGATGA
- a CDS encoding FAD:protein FMN transferase, with protein MLAEIVTMGTVFTLSAADQIDEEDGKQIEVGWESLVERARAELGRIDAVFSTYRSDSEVSRLRRGERSVHSDELDEVIALCEVARELSDGYFNPWAVPGGFDPSGLVKGWAAERILGMVIATGATEAVVNGGGDIAIHSDTLINVGIRHPHHADRLCGVVQTNSAVATSGLYERGCHVVNPVGDELGAFAATIVGAPLYLADALATAVIAGGVRVLERIGQVGSFRGLLITSDGIMQTLPGTLLSCIEA; from the coding sequence ATGCTCGCTGAGATTGTGACCATGGGCACCGTCTTTACCCTTTCGGCAGCTGATCAGATTGACGAGGAAGATGGGAAGCAGATCGAGGTGGGCTGGGAGTCGCTGGTCGAACGTGCGAGGGCCGAGCTTGGACGCATCGACGCTGTATTTAGCACCTACCGGAGTGATAGTGAGGTCAGTCGTCTCCGTCGGGGTGAGCGTAGCGTTCACAGTGATGAACTCGATGAGGTGATCGCCCTCTGCGAGGTTGCTCGGGAGCTCTCAGATGGCTACTTTAACCCGTGGGCGGTCCCTGGTGGGTTTGACCCATCGGGACTGGTGAAGGGTTGGGCGGCCGAGCGCATCCTTGGAATGGTGATTGCCACAGGGGCAACTGAGGCGGTGGTGAATGGTGGTGGCGATATCGCAATCCACAGTGACACCCTGATCAACGTTGGCATTCGCCACCCTCACCACGCCGATCGGCTGTGTGGGGTGGTCCAGACCAATAGCGCGGTCGCGACCTCAGGACTCTACGAGCGGGGGTGTCATGTCGTCAACCCCGTGGGCGACGAGCTCGGTGCGTTCGCCGCCACGATTGTTGGGGCGCCACTCTATCTTGCCGATGCGCTGGCGACAGCGGTGATCGCCGGAGGGGTGCGAGTCCTCGAGCGGATCGGTCAGGTGGGGTCCTTTCGCGGGCTGTTGATCACCTCCGATGGAATCATGCAGACACTCCCAGGCACCTTACTCTCATGCATCGAGGCGTAG